One part of the Bacteroidia bacterium genome encodes these proteins:
- a CDS encoding PKD domain-containing protein: MNSIKLLSHYISAFILIFLLSHSGSLQGQCVDNFPYKENFDAGPGGWVAGPAANSWSLGTPAKVIINSASSAPNSWITGTLFSSYPNNADIYVESPCFDFSNVANPYISMNVWWESETGEDGAVLVSSIDGGNTWQRVGNFIDPVNWYNDNNIDGSFLGGPPCGSFIGWAGRVITGNGSQRYVLAQRPLAGLAGQANVKFRLCFASNITLNSDGFAFDDVLIADVPLIELGPDQSVCFGDTVQLNACDPRALEYQWNTSPIDTLCELTALATFEYIVQVTDTNGFIIRDTMDLFVSPTDVVLPPDQLLCPGDTLMLDAGNAGASHQWLPGGQTTQNINVTETGTYKVTVSDNFGCVKEDSIDVLIDFVPDVDLGNDTTICIGESLLLDAGASNPGTIYAWNFNGANTQTIFVSAPQEYVVVVTTAANCVATDSIDVGVSLTPVVDLGIDRNECGTFTLDAQNPGSTYLWSSGETTQRVTKSGSGTFWVRVTNADGCSDADTVTIGQGTIPPVDLGADPIICNGSSATLDLMLNGFDYFWSTGETTRSIMVNTPGVVVGRVRNADGCESIDSVTVIQSPLVVELGPDLLICNGDSTQLNAGNTGVSYLWNTGEMDALIFPQTGGLYSVEVTGPQGCVARDTITLTAQPDFIADFSGPDSAELFESIQFMDESIGNPDTWFWEFGDGLSSTDQNPMHAYQSINTFEVCLRVREGVCVNVVCKEIVVEIFTGIEEELGLELNIFPNPNGGRFNIDISLPQFHPLSYKLLDISGREVYRKDLGISSFLREEVSIPGLKSGIYLLELQVDEALVYRKVMIQ; the protein is encoded by the coding sequence ATGAACTCAATTAAGCTACTGTCACACTACATTTCCGCATTTATTCTCATTTTTTTACTCTCTCATTCAGGCTCTCTTCAAGGGCAATGTGTTGACAATTTTCCCTACAAGGAAAACTTTGATGCAGGTCCGGGAGGATGGGTAGCTGGCCCGGCAGCAAATTCATGGAGTTTAGGTACTCCAGCTAAAGTAATTATCAATTCGGCATCTTCAGCCCCTAATAGCTGGATCACCGGAACCCTCTTTAGCTCTTACCCAAATAATGCAGACATATATGTAGAAAGTCCCTGTTTTGACTTCAGCAATGTTGCCAATCCTTATATATCCATGAATGTATGGTGGGAATCGGAAACGGGAGAGGATGGAGCTGTGCTTGTTTCTTCCATTGATGGAGGAAATACCTGGCAAAGGGTAGGTAATTTTATTGATCCGGTCAACTGGTACAATGATAATAACATAGACGGAAGCTTCCTGGGTGGACCTCCCTGCGGATCTTTTATCGGATGGGCAGGTAGGGTAATCACCGGAAATGGTAGCCAAAGATATGTATTGGCACAAAGACCGCTGGCAGGATTGGCGGGCCAGGCCAATGTAAAATTCAGGCTCTGCTTTGCCTCCAATATCACCCTCAATTCTGATGGCTTTGCTTTCGATGATGTACTCATTGCGGATGTGCCTCTTATCGAATTGGGACCTGATCAAAGCGTTTGTTTTGGCGATACCGTCCAACTGAATGCTTGCGACCCAAGAGCCCTCGAATATCAGTGGAACACCTCACCTATTGATACCCTTTGTGAGTTGACGGCATTAGCTACTTTTGAATACATCGTACAGGTTACGGATACCAATGGTTTTATCATCCGGGACACCATGGATCTCTTTGTATCCCCTACCGATGTAGTGCTTCCTCCTGACCAATTGCTTTGTCCGGGGGACACCCTGATGCTGGATGCAGGAAATGCGGGAGCCAGTCATCAATGGCTACCGGGAGGTCAAACCACCCAAAACATAAATGTCACTGAGACCGGCACCTACAAGGTCACTGTCTCGGACAATTTCGGATGCGTAAAAGAAGACTCCATAGATGTCCTTATAGATTTTGTTCCGGATGTAGATTTGGGTAATGATACAACTATTTGTATCGGTGAATCTTTATTATTAGATGCCGGAGCTTCAAATCCGGGAACTATATATGCCTGGAATTTTAATGGGGCCAATACTCAAACCATATTTGTATCTGCTCCGCAAGAATACGTGGTAGTAGTAACCACTGCAGCCAATTGTGTAGCTACAGATTCTATTGATGTGGGCGTTTCTCTTACGCCTGTAGTTGATCTGGGTATAGATAGAAATGAATGTGGCACCTTTACCCTTGACGCTCAAAATCCCGGTTCGACCTACCTATGGTCCTCGGGAGAAACTACACAAAGGGTTACAAAAAGCGGAAGCGGAACATTTTGGGTTCGTGTAACTAATGCAGATGGCTGTTCCGATGCGGATACTGTTACCATCGGCCAGGGAACTATACCTCCGGTAGACCTCGGAGCTGATCCTATCATCTGTAATGGAAGTTCGGCCACTCTGGATCTTATGCTCAATGGCTTTGATTACTTCTGGTCAACGGGAGAAACTACCAGGAGCATTATGGTTAATACGCCTGGCGTCGTTGTCGGTCGGGTACGGAATGCTGACGGTTGTGAATCCATAGATTCCGTTACGGTTATTCAATCTCCTCTCGTAGTTGAGCTTGGGCCGGATCTTCTGATTTGTAATGGAGACAGTACTCAACTAAATGCTGGAAACACGGGTGTCAGCTATCTCTGGAATACAGGAGAAATGGATGCTTTGATTTTCCCACAAACCGGCGGACTCTACTCTGTGGAAGTTACAGGTCCTCAGGGATGTGTAGCCCGAGATACCATTACCCTGACTGCACAACCGGATTTCATCGCAGATTTTTCTGGTCCGGATTCAGCTGAATTGTTTGAGTCGATTCAGTTTATGGATGAAAGTATTGGTAATCCTGATACCTGGTTCTGGGAATTTGGAGATGGACTCAGCTCCACAGATCAAAATCCTATGCACGCCTATCAGTCCATCAATACTTTTGAGGTTTGTCTACGGGTGCGAGAAGGGGTTTGTGTAAATGTAGTGTGCAAAGAAATAGTTGTGGAGATTTTTACCGGAATAGAAGAAGAGCTCGGATTGGAACTCAATATTTTCCCTAACCCTAATGGAGGAAGATTTAACATTGATATCAGCTTACCTCAATTCCATCCATTATCCTACAAACTTCTGGATATAAGTGGTAGAGAAGTTTATAGAAAAGACCTGGGTATCTCTTCTTTCCTAAGAGAAGAAGTATCTATCCCCGGCTTAAAATCAGGTATCTACTTATTAGAATTGCAAGTTGATGAGGCATTGGTTTACCGAAAAGTTATGATTCAATAA
- a CDS encoding homoserine kinase — translation MKNEVHVFAPASVANVACGFDTLGFALQRPGDDVIARFSDTPGLRITKILGDEGKLPLEAEKNTAGVAALSLMNQLDLKIGVEMEIHKGIPIGSGLGSSACSAVAGAMAINELLERPLSKQELLPHALEGEAIASGGDIHADNVGPCLLGGMQLVRSNLEYDVITIPTPKDLYAAVVLPELEILTVEARNILRKEIPMKEAITQWGNVGGIVAGLMQGDYALIGRSLQDVIVEPYRAKLIPGFYKVKKAALDQGALGCSISGAGPSIFALCEGDETAFKVGIAMQQAFQAEGIGAQRFISTINTHGAQRIK, via the coding sequence ATGAAAAATGAAGTACATGTATTTGCACCCGCCAGTGTTGCAAATGTAGCTTGCGGGTTTGACACCCTGGGATTTGCCTTACAAAGACCCGGTGATGATGTAATTGCCCGTTTCTCCGACACCCCCGGATTGAGGATCACAAAAATCCTGGGAGATGAGGGAAAACTTCCATTGGAAGCAGAGAAAAATACAGCAGGAGTTGCTGCCCTTTCTCTAATGAATCAACTGGATCTCAAGATTGGGGTCGAAATGGAAATCCATAAAGGAATTCCCATTGGTAGTGGGCTGGGATCCAGCGCATGCAGCGCAGTTGCAGGAGCAATGGCGATCAATGAATTATTGGAAAGACCTCTGAGCAAACAGGAGTTACTGCCTCATGCGCTTGAGGGGGAAGCTATTGCCAGTGGAGGAGATATTCATGCAGATAATGTGGGGCCCTGTCTATTGGGAGGCATGCAATTGGTGAGGAGTAATCTAGAATATGATGTCATTACCATTCCCACACCCAAAGATCTTTATGCCGCAGTAGTACTTCCGGAATTGGAAATCCTGACTGTAGAGGCCAGAAACATCCTCCGCAAAGAAATCCCTATGAAGGAAGCTATCACTCAATGGGGGAATGTAGGAGGGATAGTTGCAGGTTTGATGCAGGGAGATTATGCCTTGATTGGTAGATCACTGCAGGATGTGATCGTAGAGCCCTATCGAGCGAAATTGATTCCGGGCTTTTACAAGGTAAAAAAAGCAGCTTTGGATCAAGGAGCACTAGGATGTAGCATCTCAGGAGCCGGACCTTCCATTTTTGCGCTCTGTGAAGGCGATGAAACAGCTTTCAAAGTCGGGATTGCCATGCAGCAAGCTTTTCAGGCGGAGGGAATTGGGGCCCAAAGATTTATTTCGACCATAAACACCCATGGTGCCCAGCGTATAAAATAA
- a CDS encoding hydroxymethylglutaryl-CoA reductase, translating into MAKLPRSKENDYTREMAARRQEFIKEQSQADLTHLSSYSFDPNILPGNIENFSGVAQVPIGFAGPLQVNGEYAVGDFYVPMATTEGTLVASYNRGMKLTRLAGGITTTVVDDAMQRAPIFVFENARYGKKFGAWVDENFEQIKAKAEETTSVGKLRDIEQYSAGNLRWLRFNFTTGDAAGQNMVTKAAHKACNWMLSQGLEGLRHFSLAANFDTDKKHSQVNTLNSRGKRVVAEIVLPAKLVEENLGTTAKAMHYQRQLSNVGSMLSGSINNGSHSANGITAIFIATGQDVANVAESSAGILHGEIRENGDYYLSITIPALIVATYGGGTGLATQKECLEVMGCFGAGKVNKLAEIIAATVLCGELSLSGAIIADEWVSSHESYGRNR; encoded by the coding sequence ATGGCTAAACTACCTCGATCCAAAGAAAACGACTATACCCGTGAAATGGCTGCCAGGCGCCAGGAATTTATTAAAGAACAGAGCCAGGCAGATCTCACACATCTCTCTTCTTATTCATTTGACCCGAACATCCTCCCCGGCAATATTGAAAATTTCAGTGGAGTCGCTCAGGTCCCCATAGGATTTGCTGGTCCTTTACAAGTAAATGGTGAATATGCAGTAGGTGACTTTTATGTTCCCATGGCGACGACAGAGGGTACCCTGGTGGCTAGTTATAATCGGGGAATGAAGTTGACGCGTCTTGCCGGAGGGATCACCACTACAGTAGTAGATGATGCCATGCAGCGTGCGCCGATTTTTGTATTTGAAAATGCTCGATATGGAAAGAAGTTTGGTGCATGGGTAGATGAAAATTTTGAGCAAATCAAAGCCAAAGCGGAAGAGACTACCTCCGTGGGAAAGTTGAGGGATATTGAGCAATATTCTGCAGGTAATCTGCGATGGTTACGATTCAATTTTACAACGGGAGATGCAGCGGGGCAAAATATGGTAACTAAAGCAGCTCATAAAGCCTGTAATTGGATGCTCAGTCAGGGATTGGAAGGACTTCGACACTTTTCCCTGGCCGCCAATTTTGATACAGATAAAAAACACTCACAGGTAAACACCCTCAATTCAAGAGGAAAGCGAGTAGTAGCCGAAATTGTTTTGCCTGCTAAATTGGTGGAGGAAAATCTGGGAACTACAGCCAAAGCCATGCATTATCAACGCCAACTTTCAAATGTGGGAAGTATGCTATCTGGCTCTATAAATAATGGCTCTCATTCCGCAAATGGAATCACGGCCATCTTTATCGCGACAGGGCAGGACGTAGCAAATGTAGCGGAAAGTTCTGCGGGTATTTTGCATGGAGAAATACGAGAAAATGGAGATTACTACCTTTCTATTACCATCCCTGCTTTGATCGTTGCGACCTATGGAGGAGGTACAGGCCTGGCCACCCAGAAAGAATGTCTCGAAGTCATGGGTTGTTTTGGCGCAGGCAAGGTCAATAAGCTTGCAGAAATTATTGCCGCAACTGTATTGTGCGGAGAATTATCCCTGAGTGGAGCGATCATCGCCGATGAATGGGTAAGCAGTCATGAAAGCTATGGCAGGAATCGATAA
- a CDS encoding DUF4345 domain-containing protein, which translates to MKNSKAVWAFLILSSIIGLYVGVGLLFFPISFQAQSEIILGDNISLLSDTRASGTVIVFASLLILLGIFRIAWTYISLLVSSLIFLSYGIGRILSLLLDGMPSQGLFVAMILELLIGFWGFILLRKQQNPMAE; encoded by the coding sequence ATGAAAAATTCAAAAGCAGTTTGGGCATTTTTGATATTGAGCAGCATCATAGGCTTATATGTTGGAGTAGGTTTGCTCTTTTTTCCTATTTCATTTCAGGCCCAATCCGAGATTATCCTGGGGGATAACATTAGTCTTTTAAGTGATACAAGAGCATCGGGGACTGTAATTGTATTTGCCAGCCTTCTGATCCTGCTCGGTATATTTCGAATTGCCTGGACCTATATTTCCCTGCTGGTAAGCAGCCTGATTTTTCTTTCTTATGGAATTGGGAGAATACTCAGTTTATTGCTGGATGGTATGCCGTCTCAAGGGCTTTTTGTCGCGATGATCCTAGAACTTCTTATTGGCTTTTGGGGATTTATTCTGTTGAGAAAACAGCAAAATCCGATGGCTGAATAA